The Microbacterium trichothecenolyticum sequence GTCTGGCCGACCGACCCGATCGGGAAGAACGACCTGACCGGACGGGCATGGTGGGACGATATGGTCGCTGCCGCTGGTCAGGCCGTCAATGCGGTTGGAAAGTGGGCCTGGGATAACAGGCTCATGCTGGCGCATGCTGCCCTGAACGTTGTCGCTGGCGCGCTGACCGTCGCCGCGACCGCTGCTGTGTGCGTCGGGACCGTTGGCGTGGGCTGCGTGATAGCGGCCGGAGCGGCGTTTGGGCTATTGACGAATGTTGTTCCTCACTTTGTATTGGACCGAGCGGTGGGGCACAAGACAACCGCACGAGAGGCCATAAGTTACGTAGTTGCCGCGCCGATACGAGGGGCTGCCGGGATTCCGATGCGCCAGGCGCAACAGGCCGTTGTGGGTGCGGTTGTTGGGGCAGCCAGGTGGGCTGCAGGAGGAGCTGCACGTGCCGCCAGTTCCGTTATTCGCAGTGCATATCGGTCCATAAGGACCTTCAGCGGAGGGTTGCGTTTATATTGAGCCAAGACTACAAAGCGTTTTTCGCGAGCTTCTCGAGAAGGCGTTCATTTTTCTGGTACTTCTGCTTAGGCCCGTCCGTCATAGTTCTCACATTCTATCCTCTTGCGGGAGACTACTATTGGATATGGCTCTTGTCGCTACCGCTCATCATGATCCTTGGGATCGGCGAACTTGTTCGGTATTTCAGAATGAGAAAGAATACGGCTTCGAGTGCCGATTCTGAGGTGTCCGATATTTAATTTCCCGCGCTTGTCCTTGATTGGGTAGACCAATTTCATTGTTGGACCTGCTGTTCTCGTATGACGCGGAGAACGGTCACATCGGGACGCGGACGTATGCCGGGTCGGTGGTGTGGGATGGGTCGGGTCGTGTGGTGGCGCGGACGGTGGATCCGGCCGGTGAGGCGCCGGCGGTGACGACGCGGTACGTGTGTGCCGGGGCCGGGGATTCCCCGTGGGCGGTGGTGTCGGGGGAGGCCGGGGCGACGGTGTTCTTGTCGCTGCCGGGTGGGGTGACGGTCGATGTTCCCGCGTCGGGTGTGGCGTCGTGGTCGTATCCGTCGTTGCAGGGTCACACGCTCACGACCGGCGATGGGGCCACCTCGTCGGGGGTGCAGCTGTACGACCCGTTCGGTCAGCCGCTCGAGGCGGGCACTCTCGCGCTGGGGACGGGGGCGGCGAACGAGTCGGGTTCGATGAACGGGACGACGGGGTGGCATCAGGGCGCGCAGAAAGCTGACGGGGGCGTTGGAGACGGCGCTGGTGGTCGAGATGGGTGCGCGGTTGTATGTGCCGGCGTTGGGTCGGTTCTTGCAGGTGGACCCGGTCGAGGACGGCGTCGACGACGACTATGTCAGGCCGACCCGACCCGATCGGGAAGAACGACCTCAGCGGGCAGTTCGCTATTGCGGCGGCGGCACCCCTCCTCGCATTCGGACCTTGGGGGTGGGCTGCGCTGGTCGCGGTCGTGGTGGTTGTGGCCCTCGTTGCCATCGCATCTACGCTCGGTTTCCAACGTGGGCTCAGCACGATGTTCTCGCGGAAGCAGAATGGTTCAACGCCCAAGGAGCATACGAAGGGTGCCAGGCCGTCGACTCTGAACAAGCATCAGAAGGGGCAGACGCGCAAAGATCAGAAGTTTATCGATAAGAAGAGACAGAAGCCGAAATGGAGAAACTATAAATGACCGAAGAAGCCGAGCCCGCTTCGAAATCTGATGCTGGCGATGATCGATCATTTCAAGAAAAAGTCAGCCTGACGGCCGAGGATCTCATAAGGGATGCTCAACGCTGGTACGAGAAAGAAGACTATTCGGCCGCGCGCGAACTAATGGAACGCGCTAAAGATATTGGCGGAGGTGGTGATGAGTTTCATCACAACTTGGGTTTGATATATATGGCGCAAGGTGATTACCTGGAGGCCATTCGATCATTCGAAGAGTCTGTCGAGTCAATTCCAGATGGCCTCGTTAATCGCGGCTACTGCTGGGAGCTTGTTGGTGACTCTGAGAGGGCCAGGGCTGATTACTTAGCCGCCTTGCAAGTTGACTCACAAGACGTCGCCGCCCTCGTCAATCTCGGGACTCTCGACTTGGCGGAAGACCGTGTGGACGAAGCAAAAGCCGTGCTTTCCAGGGCCGTTGGCATTGATCCCCGGTGTAATTGGCAGCTGGCTGACGTTTTTCTCGAGTTGGGAGATCTTAAATCGGCAGAGCGCGCCCTAGAGCTGGCGGAGAGGGCGGGGGAAGAGCGCGCTACGGCTCAATTGTCTGAGGTTCGCGAAATGATCCGGATTGATTCTGTTCGGCGACTGCAGTAGTACGGCGCGTTGGTGATCCTTCCCGGCGCGCAGCTCCGACCCGACTACGGACTCGTGACGTTGAGAACGGTCGACGACGCCACGACCGTCGCGGGGGCGGCGGCACC is a genomic window containing:
- a CDS encoding tetratricopeptide repeat protein, producing the protein MTEEAEPASKSDAGDDRSFQEKVSLTAEDLIRDAQRWYEKEDYSAARELMERAKDIGGGGDEFHHNLGLIYMAQGDYLEAIRSFEESVESIPDGLVNRGYCWELVGDSERARADYLAALQVDSQDVAALVNLGTLDLAEDRVDEAKAVLSRAVGIDPRCNWQLADVFLELGDLKSAERALELAERAGEERATAQLSEVREMIRIDSVRRLQ